One part of the Brevundimonas sp. NIBR11 genome encodes these proteins:
- a CDS encoding alpha/beta hydrolase, translating into MPSIISNGTRIHWDQSGSGVPILLIMGHRFSAEMWYPLKEAMADRYRLIWFDNQGTGQSESRARTSVEEMTADALAVLDAAEVDSAHVYGVSMGGGICLEFGIRYPERARSLILGCTMAKTPDIPPRRKWLISVLYRLMPLLKGLASKKFKSGYGDAAPDDRIARDQAVLAKDPFSMRGVIAQSHAIIDYSVTPEEVAAVTLPALVLHGTQDLAVPYEAGVKLSQMLPNARLVTFQDIGHNYFIGAGDEAQAAVETFIQEVEAAR; encoded by the coding sequence ATGCCCTCCATCATCAGCAACGGCACGCGCATCCATTGGGACCAGAGCGGCTCCGGCGTCCCCATCCTGCTCATCATGGGCCACCGGTTCTCCGCCGAGATGTGGTATCCGCTGAAGGAGGCGATGGCCGATCGCTACCGCCTGATCTGGTTCGACAATCAGGGCACGGGACAGAGCGAGTCGCGTGCGAGGACGTCCGTCGAGGAGATGACGGCGGACGCCCTGGCCGTGCTCGACGCGGCCGAGGTCGACAGCGCCCACGTGTACGGCGTCTCGATGGGCGGCGGCATCTGCCTGGAGTTCGGCATCCGCTATCCGGAACGCGCCCGCTCGCTCATCCTCGGCTGCACCATGGCCAAAACGCCCGACATTCCGCCGCGTCGAAAATGGCTGATCAGCGTCCTTTATCGCCTCATGCCGCTTCTCAAGGGTCTGGCGTCCAAGAAGTTCAAGAGCGGCTACGGCGACGCCGCCCCCGATGACCGGATCGCGCGCGACCAGGCCGTGCTCGCCAAGGACCCCTTCTCCATGCGCGGCGTCATCGCCCAGAGCCACGCCATCATCGACTATTCGGTCACGCCGGAAGAGGTGGCGGCGGTGACCCTGCCGGCCCTCGTCCTGCACGGCACACAGGACCTCGCCGTCCCTTACGAGGCCGGGGTGAAGCTGTCGCAGATGCTGCCGAACGCCCGCCTCGTCACCTTCCAGGACATCGGCCACAACTATTTCATCGGCGCGGGCGACGAGGCGCAGGCCGCGGTCGAGACATTCATTCAGGAGGTGGAGGCGGCCCGGTGA